GCGCCTGTCCTGCCTTctgccctttccccagctcctgcaaggCCCACCAAAAggctctctctcctctgcctgctgcctgcatcctCCCTCTCCCAACACCACCCACCCTCCCCTTGCCCAGGCATCCGAGGACCACTACTTGCCCTCCCACGGCTGCCGGGGTCTTCCCAACATGGGacatggagggagggagacatGACTTGAATGCAGGAAAGCTTTATTGTgcccagaggagcaggagagacTGTCAGAGAGACGGTGGGCAGGACCCAGAGAGGCCGGTTGCCACGTGTTGGGGGAAGCAGAGGGATCTTCCCCAGGGCATCGCTTCTCGCTCCAGATGCCCCCTTGGCGCGGCATCCCAGATCCCGAGGACTTGGCCCATCAGCCTCGCAGGGCCTTTCGGGtccacctcctgccccatccGACAGCTGGGacgagaggggaggggaggggaggagagcagagggcaggagaagagggcagggaagggctgagggTGGGTGGCACTGCCGGCTGCCCAGGCGTTGGCTGGGGCTGGCGATGCTCAGGTCTCCTCAGTGCCCCGTGCCcgccagctcagccctgcttgGGTGGGGGTGTTGGCGTTTGGGCTGGGGGCAGCgcctggggctgagctgggtcTAGCAGGGCCCACAGGTGTCCCACAGCTTCTTGCTGTAGCGGGGCAAGGCACAAGGGCTGCAGGCGGGAGAAGCGTAGGGTCTGCCAAAGGTGCAGAGGCCCCCCGAGCCCAGGGTGGCGCCGGCGCCGTAGaggcctcccagccccaggttGCCCCCAAAGGCGGGTGCTCCGGAGGAGCCCACCACGgcttgctgggggaaggagctgaggatggggccggggaaggtgacgacGACGGGGGGCGGCTGGATGAAGGCCGTCGAGTCGGGGCACTGCCGGGCGCACAGCTCGTTGCAGCTCTCGGCGATGGGCTGGGGGACGGCGACGCCGGTTTTCGGTGGGCACAGGTCGTAGCAAGACATCTTTGCGCAGGATCGGACGGTGCTCTGCAAGAAGGCAGAGGTTgcaagagagcagcagaggcGAGCGCCCGaggcggaggggccggggccggagcaGGGGGCCGGGAGGAGAAACGCTCACAGACTTACCCTGTTCCCAGAGGCAAAGGTGGCCAGAGCAGCGCTTGGGGGAgcctggcagaggcagagcttTTATAGCAGCCCCGCCATTGCTCAGCACCACCTGGGCCAGTCTGCAGAGGCGGCACTCCCTCCTGCCAGTGATGATGGGGCtgtccagctcctgcccctcccTGAGTCAGCATCCCCTCGCCAGGCCAGCACCTGCCACTTCCGAggctttcctcccctttctggTTCGAGGGCTAAATGATAGCAGGCATCTCCCTGCCGGGGTCTGCGCGCAGCGGGAGAGGGCTGTGCTTCCGCAGCTCCCCGCTGCCTGCCTCGTGCTCTGCCCGGGGAAGACACGTCTGCCCTGTGCccgcagccaggctctgctgggaggagagacaCCGCGAGCGCCGGCGGGGCCGAGCCAGCCGGGGGCTGCTGCGGTCATGCCACCAGGCAGAGTTCCcatctccccagcaccccaagggcagccccggcccagCACCGTCCCCCAGCAATGGGGCTCCCGGGACACTtgcgaggggctgggggagggctgGCACGAGCCTGTGCCATGTGGGCCCAGGTGGGGTCTGTGCTCCTTGCACCACGCACCTCAGGGAAGAGCGCGAGGGGTTTTTCTCCCCCAGAATTGCAGAGGTCGATGGCTAACACCTTCAGGTGGATGGAGACCGGCTCCTTTGGGCTGCTGAGTGATGCATCGTGCTGAGCAGGCAGTGCCCGAGAGGAGTGCCTTTGATTTGGCATTTCGTAACCTCGCGCCTCTGCGGATAATAGCCACACGGCGCACGTCATGCGGTCACTGGCATGCGGGAGGCCTTTGCAAGGCCGCCTTCCTGGCCAGCACCAGGACCCTGGTCTTCCCTGCGgctctgcaaagaaagcaaggggCCGCCCCGAGACCAAGCCCTTGGGCAAGTGCTATGGCACGCAGGGCGCTCGCAGTCAGCCTTTGTCACGCTGCATGCCCTCTTACACACCGAGATAATGAAAAGACAGCTGGGCTCATTCGGCCCATTAGGTGGCAGCTGGCAAGCATCCAAGCGGGGTAATTGCAGGGGCTGATAGAGCAGGTTGGGGCTGGAGAGGAAACAGCATCAGCAAAGCAGCCCCATGCCacgcagggaggaggcaggggctcGGCCGCTGCGGGCCACGTGCCCCCAGCGCGGCCAGCTCCTCCCCGCACTCGCCAGCCCGGCATAAAAGCGCTGCCCTCGGCAAGCGCTGGCATCCGCCGCTCCTGCCTCGCTCTGCTCAGGAACAGGGTAGGTGGGTgcctgcagctctctgcctcctctggcAGGGGCTGGCGTGGGGACTCCGTGGCCAGGAGAGCACCGCTGGCCATGGGCGTGCTGGCAGCAGGCTTGGAGGGCCAGGGCGGGCTGAGTggcggagggaggaggaaggagccccGTGGCCCAGACGCGCAGAGCCAGGCCTTGCACAGGCTCTCGGGGAGGGCTTGCGTGCCCTCTGCGTGCAGAGAGGGCAAGGCAAGGGGTGCGGAGAGCAGGGCGCTgaggggggctggctgggcaaAGAGCAAGCGGCAGGCAGTGCGGGCAAGGTGGCGGCTCTGGCCCCTCCAGCtccagggcagccctgggaaCAGGGCACTGCTCGGCCACGGGATCTCCTCCTCGCTCATGACACCTGTCCTTGGGTCCCGCGTGTTTCAGGCTCAGCTCTCTCGCACAAAGATGTCTTGCTACGACCTGTGCCCACCGAAAACCGGCGTCGCCGTCCCCCAGCCCATCGCCGAGAGCTGCAACGAGCTGTGCGCCCGGCAGTGCCCCGACTCGACGGCCTTCATCCAGCCGCCCCCCGTCgtcgtcaccttccccggccccatcctcagctccttcccccagcaagcCGTGGTGGGCTCCTCCGGAGCACCCGCCTTTGGGGGCaacctggggctgggaggcctCTACGGCGCCGGCGCCACCCTGGGCTCGGGGGGCCTCTGCACCTTTGGCAGACCCTACGCTTCTCCCGCCTGCAGCCCTTGTGCCTTGCCCCGCTACAGCAAGAAGCTGTGGGACACCTGTGGGCCCTGCTAGAcccagccccagagcccccagAGACCCTGGGCCTCCTCAGCCTCacacctcctctcctttctcccctccgtcccctctctccatcttgcctctcctccttgctcctgcccaTGCCCAGGTGCATGGTGCAACTCCACCATCGTCCCACAGGGCACTTGCTTGTCTCCACAACAGCCACCGCCTGGGAGAAGCCTGAAGGAACACCTCTCTTGAAGCCCGGGGTGACaacctgcctgcctctgccttgtGTGTCTTTCTGCAGTGGGTGCTTTCCTGCACTGCAATAAAGCAAGCCTGCATCCAACAcctgcctctctgcctttcctttcaagGCCTAGcgtgggctgcagggctccctcGCCCTGCACGTGTCCCCCTccagccgggccagggcaggctcagccccagcagagcccgGCTGAGCTGCCTTTTGGGAGACCCCCCCACACACGGTCCCGCGGCTGAGCTCCAAGGGCCCTGCCTGAACGCAGGTGGCTCCCCTGCCTGCACGACATGCAGCCCTGGGGTGTTTGCAGGCCTCCAGCCTCCCTGCGCGTGAGCACGGCTGCCCCAGGGGATGGGAGCCAGCCAGGAGCAATTCCTGCCGCAGCTCCAGACCTTTGTGCCTCCTTGGCTCAGCTTGAGGccctgggagaaaaaggaaacggGAGGCTTCccattcccttcctcttccctaaCAACGTCCAGtgccctttcctcttctttgtacccttttgctactttcttttcgcttctcccccttcttcttctccttccccttctccctccctttcctctttccccaccgcttctccctccccttcccgtgcctcttctcctcctcctttcccttcctcttcccttctttttctactcccccttccccttcctcatcctatttcccttccccttccactccactctccccttccctctcctccttcaccttccctttccccttccacttccccatccccagcacagaCCAACACACGCCGTGCTCCTCGGTTCTCTGCCGCAGACGCCAgatcacagaaaacacagcctgGCTCTTGTGGCAGGAGCCTTTGCAGGGCATCTTGTCATGCTGCCccctcaagcagggtcaccccgAGCCGGCTGCCCAGCGCCGTGGCCACACGGCTTTTGCACGTCTCCAAGGATgcagactccacaacctcccgGGCCAACTTGTGCCAGGGCTCGTTCACCCTCACAGTGGAAAAAGGGCTTTGGGATGTTGAGGCGGAGCCTCCCGTCTTTCAGCTGGTGcccattgtctcttgtcctggcactggacacctctgaaaagagcctggctccatcttcctGATGCCTTCCCTTCAGCCAGGGGTGCACATTGATGAGacgctccccccaccccaccccgagCCTCCTCAGCACCAAGAGGAACAGTCCCATCTCTCTGAGGCTCTCCCCAGAGGACACGTGCTCCCTGTCCCTTCGGCAGCTGTGTGCGGcactttgctggactctctcctgtAGCCCCACATCTCTCCcgtgctggggagcccagcactggacacagcagCCCAGGGGTGGCCTCGCCAGTGCTGAGTGGAGGCCAAGGatcccctccctccacctcctccgcatgcagcccaggacaccgcCGGCTGCCTCTGCCCCAACGCACGTTGCCGGCTCATGCTCAGCTTGGcgtccaccagcacccccagggcctttcctgacaagctgctctccagcaatCGACGGCCATTTCCCAGGCACGGGGTTTAACACCggctctcctccagcctcctctgtgCAGACGCCCGGAGATGCTGCCCTGCTTCTGCGGAGCAGCGGGACCTGGCGGAGCTGCTGCCGCCGCTCCCGGGCTGAGAAGACCGGGCAAGGGAGCACTGCCAGCGCCTGTCCTGCCTTctgccctttccccagctcctgcaaggCCCACCAAAAggctctctctcctctgcctgctgcctgcatcctCCCTCTCCCAACACCACCCACCCTCCCCTTGCCCAGGCATCCGAGGACCACTACTTGCCCTCCCACGGCTGCCGGGGTCTTCCCAACATGGGacatggagggagggagacatGACTTGAATGCAGGAAAGCTTTATTGTgcccagaggagcaggagagacTGTCAGAGAGACGGTGGGCAGGACCCAGAGAGGCCGGTTGCCACGTGTTGGGGGAAGCAGAGGGATCTTCCCCAGGGCATCGCTTCTCGCTCCAGATGCCCCCTTGGCGCGGCATCCCAGATCCCGAGGACTTGGCCCATCAGCCTCGCAGGGCCTTTCGGGtccacctcctgccccatccGACAGCTGGGacgagaggggaggggaggggaggagagcagagggcaggagaagagggcagggaagggctgagggTGGGTGGCACTGCCGGCTGCCCAGGCGTTGGCTGGGGCTGGCGATGCTCAGGTCTCCTCAGTGCCCCGTGCCcgccagctcagccctgcttgGGTGGGGGTGTTGGCGTTTGGGCTGGGGGCAGCgcctggggctgagctgggtcTAGCAGGGCCCACAGGTGTCCCACAGCTTCTTGCTGTAGCGGGGCAAGGCacaagggctgcaggcaggagaagcGTAGGGTCTGCCAAAGGTGCAGAGGCCCCCCGAGCCCAGGGTGGCGCCGGCGCCGTAGaggcctcccagccccaggttGCCCCCAAAGGCGGGTGCTCCGGAGGAGCCCACCACGgcttgctgggggaaggagctgaggatggggccggggaaggtgacgacGACGGGGGGCGGCTGGATGAAGGCCGTCGAGTCGGGGCACTGCCGGGCGCACAGCTCGTTGCAGCTCTCGGCGATGGGCTGGGGGACGGCGACGCCGGTTTTCGGTGGGCACAGGTCGTAGCAAGACATCTTTGCGCAGGATCGGACGGTGCTCTGCAAGAAGGCAGAGGTTgcaagagagcagcagaggcGAGCGCCCGaggcggaggggccggggccggagcaGGGGGCCGGGAGGAGAAACGCTCACAGACTTACCCTGTTCCCAGAGGCAAAGGTGGCCAGAGCAGCGCTTGGGGGAgcctggcagaggcagagcttTTATAGCAGCCCCGCCATTGCTCAGCACCACCTGGGCCAGTCTGCAGAGGCGGCACTCCCTCCTGCCAGTGATGATGGGGCtgtccagctcctgcccctcccTGAGTCAGCATCCCCTCGCCAGGCCAGCACCTGCCACTTCCGAggctttcctcccctttctggTTCGAGGGCTAAATGATAGCAGGCATCTCCCTGCCGGGGTCTGCGCGCAGCGGGAGAGGGCTGTGCTTCCGCAGCTCCCCGCTGCCTGCCTCGTGCTCTGCCCGGGGAAGACACGTCTGCCCTGTGCccgcagccaggctctgctgggaggagagacaCCGCGAGCGCCGGCGGGGCCGAGCCAGCCGGGGGCTGCTGCGGTCATGCCACCAGGCAGAGTTCCcatctccccagcaccccaagggcagccccggcccagCACCGTCCCCCAGCAATGGGGCTCCCGGGACACTtgcgaggggctgggggagggctgGCACGAGCCTGTGCCATGTGGGCCCAGGTGGGGTCTGTGCTCCTTGCACCACGCACCTCAGGGAAGAGCGCGAGGGGTTTTTCTCCCCCAGAATTGCAGAGGTCGATGGCTAACACCTTCAGGTGGATGGAGACCGGCTCCTTTGGGCTGCTGAGTGATGCATCGTGCTGAGCAGGCAGTGCCCGAGAGGAGTGCCTTTGATTTGGCATTTCGTAACCTCGCGCCTCTGCGGATAATAGCCACACGGCGCACGTCATGCGGTCACTGGCATGCGGGAGGCCTTTGCAAGGCCGCCTTCCTGGCCAGCACCAGGACCCTGGTCTTCCCTGCGgctctgcaaagaaagcaaggggCCGCCCCGAGACCAAGCCCTTGGGCAAGTGCTATGGCACGCAGGGCGCTCGCAGTCAGCCTTTGTCACGCTGCATGCCCTCTTACACACCGAGATAATGAAAAGACAGCTGGGCTCATTCGGCCCATTAGGTGGCAGCTGGCAAGCATCCAAGCGGGGTAATTGCAG
This genomic window from Haliaeetus albicilla chromosome 10, bHalAlb1.1, whole genome shotgun sequence contains:
- the LOC138687161 gene encoding scale keratin-like, with the protein product MSCYDLCPPKTGVAVPQPIAESCNELCARQCPDSTAFIQPPPVVVTFPGPILSSFPQQAVVGSSGAPAFGGNLGLGGLYGAGATLGSGGLCTFGRPYASPACSPCALPRYSKKLWDTCGPC
- the LOC138687160 gene encoding scale keratin-like codes for the protein MTPVLGSRVFQAQLSRTKMSCYDLCPPKTGVAVPQPIAESCNELCARQCPDSTAFIQPPPVVVTFPGPILSSFPQQAVVGSSGAPAFGGNLGLGGLYGAGATLGSGGLCTFGRPYASPACSPCALPRYSKKLWDTCGPC